Sequence from the Vibrio alfacsensis genome:
TCTTCACTAACTGCATTTCCGTCTTGGTTTGGTTTGCACTCAGTCCTGCATTCGCCACATCTAGCGCTGCTTTTGCGATCTCTTGATTGGCAATAAAGTCTTCATCATCAATCGAAAACAGTGGCGTGCCTTTGCTTACCCACTGGTTATCTTCGACAAAAAGTTGGCTTACCTGCCCACCGACTTCCGGAGAAATCGCCGTCACATCCGAGTGAACATAAGCGTTATCCGTTGTGACGGTATTTGGTTGATATAACGCACAACCCGCAGCAAACAACGAACCTACAATAAGCGCCAATGCGATGACTTTCTTCTTCATTTTTAAAACCTGACTTAATGACTTTTACAAACTGTACTGTACCGTACAGTTTTAGTAAAGAGCAATTGATCCTCTGAGCATAAAAAGATCATTAGGGATGGCTAAAGTGCTTGTTTCTATTTGCTATTCTTTATTGGCGATTTGCTCGATGGAGCAATAGGAACTCAAAGTGATCAACATCGCATGAAGAAAATAGACTTGCGCTCACAGGTATTCCTTTTTCAGGGCAATGTCAGAGTGATGTAAAACTTATTTCTCAACAAAAAATAATACTAGCGCGAACTCATTTTCCTCGATTATGATTCGCGCCCCTTAATCTAGTTTTAAACGTAAATGAAATTACTAACGACTCTTCTAAGCGCAGCCGTTGCTGCAACACTACTTGCAACGCCTGCACACGCAGATGACAAATTCACTTTAGGTCGTACCATTTTGCTTGAGCACGGCAACTTAGCGGCAAAAATCCCAATGGTGGTTTGCCGCAACACGAATGCGATCAAAGTAAAAGCAGAGAAAGACTTAGAATTGAGAAAAGTCGTGGTGAGATTCCAAAACGGTGAAGAAAAAACGATCCGTTTTCACCGCGATCTTAAGAAAGATAAAACCACTGACTGGCGTTACTTTGGTTACCGCCGTTGTGTGAAAAACATCGAAGTTTACGGTAACTCAGAAGGCTCTAAAGCTGGCGTTCGTGTTTACGGTAAAGAGAAAAACGACTAATTCGTATAGCTTTCGTTTTGGTAGCGTTGGAAACTCGAAACGAATCTAGGTTAAACAAATCTAAGCTAAAACGAATCCAGTTAAATGGGCGACGAATATGTCGCCTATTTTTTTAACTAAATTCATCTGGACTTAACCTGTCAAGACTCAACTCTACTCCAACTATTACGTGAGTATTGGTATCCACCACCCAATGCAACTTTCTCCTAGACTCTACGCTTTCCATCAGTTCCGCGCTTCTTAACTTCCCATTCGCTTTAGCCAAAGCCCTTGAGGCTAGTTCTATCAAATTCCACAACAACGCCTATGCAGGTAGCCCATACCCTACGACTAATGTCTAACCGTCTGAGACTATTTGTGCTTTTTGGTTTGGTATAAGGTACTAGCAACTGAATTTCCAGGGTTCATAAACTCAGTCATCGAGTTCTTGTAGCAGAGAAGATATAGACAACGACTCGCTTAGTCTTCGTTTAGTGAGCACATAACGTTGGTTGGAAAAACACACCTTAGAGTGTGAACGAAAGGAATCACAATGAGCAGCACTTTAGAGTCCGTACATATACAAACAGATAAGCCTCAAGCCAATGAGGATGAACTCACTTATGAACAACAGCATAAACCAAGATCGGAATTTGATTCCCGAGAACAATATTTAGAGCACGAGTTGCAAATTATGGCGCCTAAACGCTGGCGTCCTAATTTGCCATTTAAAGATTATCGATTTGAGATAGAAGATACCATTCCAGCGATGGCCGCGACCATTGGTAAAGTGGTAATGGTAGGCGCCATTGCAGCAACCTTTGCCGGGGCGCTAGGACTAAATGAAGGCTTTATTTTAGAAAATGTCCGTTATGAATTACTCATCGCCTCTGTTTTCATTATCCTTTTCTCAGGCTTTCTATTGCCGACCGCAAACCTCGCAGGTACACACGGCCCACTCATTCCTTTAATTCCTATTGTCGTTGCAGCAGGCGGGCACCCAATGGCCTTTGGGTTGCTGATCGGCGCTTTTGGCATACTGTTGGCCATCAGCAAAGGGGGCAGCATGCTGGCAAACCTCACCAGTAAAGGCGTGTGTGGCGGTTTATTACTCTACCTTGGCTTTGTTGGAACCGTCTCTCAAGTGAAAAAGCTGTTCGCTTGGGCTGAGGGCATTGGTATGAGCCACATTGCTTTTGTTGTGATCTTTTGCACCATTATTTTATATGCCTTATTGGAACATTTTCGTAAGCGTTGGCTAGCCGTCCCTCTTAGTTGCTTGCTAGGCGGTACGTTAGCTTTTGCCATGGGCGCGCCGTTTTCTTTTCAAACCGAGCCCGGTTTACCCAATATGAACCCAATGTATTGGTGGGGGGAAGATACAGGCTGGATGCTAGGGTTACCGACGATTGAACATTTCATGGTGGTACTACCTTTTGCTATTTTGGCAGTCGCAATGTGGTCGCCAGATTTTTTAGGGCACCAAGTGTTTCAAAAAATCAGCTATCCGAAACGTACAGAAAAAGTCCATATGAACATTGACGATACCATGACCACTGCTTCCATTCGTCAGACGTTCGGTTCTCTGCTCGGTGGTACTAACTTTACGTCTTCGTGGGGGACTTATATCGTTCCGGCGGCTATTGCTAAACGTCCTATTCCGGCCGGCGCGTTGCTGACCGCATTGTTCTGTATCATCGCCGCAGTTTGGGGTTATCCAATGGATTTAGCGATCTGGCAACCTGTACTCTGTGTTGCGCTCATTGTTGGGGTATTTGTTCCTTTGCTAGAAGCAGGAATGGAAATGACGCGTGAGGGGAAAACCACACAATCGGCGGCGATTGTTGTCTTTTCTTCAGCGCTCGTTAACCCTGCGTTTGGTTGGTCTCTCACCATGCTGCTTGATAACTTAGGCTTAGTTGGCTGTAAAGAACGTAGTGGGGAACTGAGTAAAATGAGTCGCTGGGTGTTGCCTGGCATTATGTTTGTTGTGCTAACAAGCGTAATGGCGTTGGTGGGTCTACTACCGGGGATACCAGCGATTATTCCAAGTTTTCGTTAACCTTTAAGTCCGCCGCAAAGACGGTCTAGCACTTACGTTCATAGGCTCGTAATTCGAGTTTAGGGTTTGAAGCCCCTTTTCAAACCTGATAGAAACGGTTTAGTTCAGTTGAGCTAAACCGTTTTGCTAAAACCGTTTAGAGTAAATAATCAAAGTTTATTAGAGGCTGTATGTTTGCCATATTTAAAGTTATCAGCTTAAGTCAAATTGGCTAATTTTACCAAAAGGTTTGCTAATCGAACTATGAAAGTGGTGTTAGAATTTGTAGTTCATACCAATAGATATCAGCAAGCTATCGCTACTATAGAAGTCGATATTTGAATCATTGATAGTACCGCCAACAAATGATGTGACACTCCAGTTATCCCAACCTGGGATATTGTTATACTCGTAAGCGAGAAATAGTCGGTACACATCATCACTTCGCGTTTTGGAGAAAACAGGGTTTTCTGCTGAAAAGTCTCGTAGTGTATAGCTTCCTGTTAGCGCTAGCTTATAGTTGCTTGTTAGGTAGAAATAACTTAGTTCCCCCTTATAGGCGTTAAACGATGCAGCGCTACCATCAGCGTCATGGTCAGTGTAGCTAAAAGCGGTAATGTAGCCTGAGTTGGCGTTAAGCATTGTGCGGTACTGACCTTTTATGTAATAGGTTTCACTATCTCGTAATAATTCCGCGTGATTAATTCCTTCATTGTCAATCTCAGCAGTCGCATACGCCATATCAAATGACACTCCGCTGTTCCACAGATTAGAGAGCTTCAATCGATATGCGTTGCCTTGACGATCGGTTGTTTCCCTTTCTTGTTCAGTTAGGTATGGATTCGTCCATACTTCATCGGCGAGAACGGTAGGAAGATAACCGATGTCGAGTTTGGTGCCATTTAGGAAGTCATATTGATACCCAAGCTCAAATGCGAGCGTACCAACGGCCAAATCATCGCGAGAAGTACCAAGATATAGGCGCTGGTTATTTTGCTCGTTAAGCGCGTAGTAAAGGTTGCCCAGAGGAGCAATAAATGCACTGCTAGAGCTACCACCTTTACCTAAGTGGTTAATTTGTTCAGAGCCATTGGTATCTAGGTTTGAGTTCGTTGTGCTAAAACCAGAGTTTAAAGAGATTTCACCAGTGAAACGTGAAGAGTCAAATGCACTAGCTGAAGCGATAGAAATTGGTAATAGCGAGAATACAGAAAGTAGTGTTTTGTTCATTGGTCGTTCTCATCAACATAAGTTAAGCCTTTCCTATAGCAATAATTCCTTAAGTTGATGAGAAGCTTATAGCGAGTTATTTTTCCTTGCTATGAATTAGAGAAATGCATTTCTGAATTTTCTGATTCATTAAGTGACAATGGCAGTGACTAGCTCATCAAAATATGACTGGATAACTTGGTGTAGATGCTGATTAAGTGGGTAGCCACGCTTTGTTTGCAGGTAGCCACCACAGATTTTAATCTTCCTCATCTGTACTGGGAGCTCGGGTAGTGGGTAACTTGTCAGGCGTTCGTCAAGTAAACTCATATACTTGCTACCGTACATTATCGCATCTGATGTACTTAATTTGTTGGTAAGCACCC
This genomic interval carries:
- a CDS encoding DUF2541 family protein, yielding MKLLTTLLSAAVAATLLATPAHADDKFTLGRTILLEHGNLAAKIPMVVCRNTNAIKVKAEKDLELRKVVVRFQNGEEKTIRFHRDLKKDKTTDWRYFGYRRCVKNIEVYGNSEGSKAGVRVYGKEKND
- a CDS encoding DUF3360 domain-containing protein — encoded protein: MSSTLESVHIQTDKPQANEDELTYEQQHKPRSEFDSREQYLEHELQIMAPKRWRPNLPFKDYRFEIEDTIPAMAATIGKVVMVGAIAATFAGALGLNEGFILENVRYELLIASVFIILFSGFLLPTANLAGTHGPLIPLIPIVVAAGGHPMAFGLLIGAFGILLAISKGGSMLANLTSKGVCGGLLLYLGFVGTVSQVKKLFAWAEGIGMSHIAFVVIFCTIILYALLEHFRKRWLAVPLSCLLGGTLAFAMGAPFSFQTEPGLPNMNPMYWWGEDTGWMLGLPTIEHFMVVLPFAILAVAMWSPDFLGHQVFQKISYPKRTEKVHMNIDDTMTTASIRQTFGSLLGGTNFTSSWGTYIVPAAIAKRPIPAGALLTALFCIIAAVWGYPMDLAIWQPVLCVALIVGVFVPLLEAGMEMTREGKTTQSAAIVVFSSALVNPAFGWSLTMLLDNLGLVGCKERSGELSKMSRWVLPGIMFVVLTSVMALVGLLPGIPAIIPSFR
- a CDS encoding DUF2860 family protein, which translates into the protein MNKTLLSVFSLLPISIASASAFDSSRFTGEISLNSGFSTTNSNLDTNGSEQINHLGKGGSSSSAFIAPLGNLYYALNEQNNQRLYLGTSRDDLAVGTLAFELGYQYDFLNGTKLDIGYLPTVLADEVWTNPYLTEQERETTDRQGNAYRLKLSNLWNSGVSFDMAYATAEIDNEGINHAELLRDSETYYIKGQYRTMLNANSGYITAFSYTDHDADGSAASFNAYKGELSYFYLTSNYKLALTGSYTLRDFSAENPVFSKTRSDDVYRLFLAYEYNNIPGWDNWSVTSFVGGTINDSNIDFYSSDSLLISIGMNYKF